In one window of Megalopta genalis isolate 19385.01 chromosome 8, iyMegGena1_principal, whole genome shotgun sequence DNA:
- the H gene encoding transcriptional corepressor hairless, with translation MREKSAECHAHAGHVRGTTEMCSRDPSALHSTLTKANGKNSSPQPTHHSETRIDNNLLPTPGGRLKFFKDGKFILELSHRRDGERTTWFPVPKKTFWPPASTTPSRQESSTSLSVSDDNSSVQSSPWQRDHCWKQANPRRRISTEFNFYYYRNPRNRLCAHPRLIARKRRRPLDPTSHLLPESVTNYTKPVRKANGTPTGKVLNIIIDKLARLLDPNVVSPRKRILRELERVSLEDQASKRRATPQPVCTTSAPTPSPKQLSSYSITSILGEDKPSHEQGFLRNLLKPDDRQTVKYSSSNSYPRVRVDPYIGTTNTPPQHPLYSVPMLPPGPYRAPLWMHYPSPVHYPPPMPLYAPPPPHPSSPPVHHYKDYREQTLTPPSDMPLNLSKHAG, from the exons ATGCGTGAGAAGTCAGCAGAATGTCATGCTCACGCAGGTCACGTGAGAGGCACAACAGAAATGTGCTCACGTGATCCTTCTGCATTACACTCAACCCTTACCAAGGCAAATGGTAAAAATTCAAGCCCACAGCCCACTCATCACTCGGAAACACGCATCGATAACAATTTACTTCCAACACCTGGTGGACGATTAAAATTCTTCAAAGatggaaaatttattttagaacTATCCCATCGTAGAGATGGGGAAAGAACTACATGGTTTCCAGTCCCGAAAAAAACATTTTGGCCACCAGCTAGCACAACTCCGAGTAGGCAGGAAAGTTCTACTTCTCTTAGtg TCTCTGATGATAACTCATCAGTACAGTCAAGTCCTTGGCAAAGAGATCATTGTTGGAAGCAAGCAAACCCAAGACGTCGGATATCCACagagtttaatttttattactatagAAATCCAAGAAACCGTCTGTGTGCACATCCTCGCCTAATAGCAAGAAAGCGTAGACGTCCATTAGATCCTACTTCTCACCTACTTCCAGAATCAGTAACAAATTACACTAAGCCAGTTCGAAAGGCGAATGGTACACCGACTGGAAAggttttaaatataattatcgaCAAACTAGCGCGCCTTCTAGATCCTAATGTCGTTTCACCTCGCAAACGCATACTGCGCGAATTGGAAAGAGTGTCATTAGAAGATCAAGCGTCTAAAAGACGCGCGACACCGCAGCCTGTTTGTACAACGAGTGCCCCTACTCCATCGCCGAAACAATTATCGTCGTACAGCATAACAAGTATCTTGGGGGAAGATAAGCCAAGTCATGAGCAAGGCTTTCTAAGAAATTTGTTGAAGCCGGACGACAGACAAACTGTGAAATACTCATCGAGTAACTCGTATCCTAGGGTACGAGTAGATCCATACATTGGTACTACAAATACACCTCCTCAACATCCACTGTACAGTGTGCCAATGTTACCTCCTGGACCATATAGAGCACCTTTATGGATGCATTATCCGTCACCCGTCCATTATCCACCTCCTATGCCATTGTATGCACCACCACCACCTCATCCTTCATCTCCTCCAGTTCATCATTACAAAGACTACAGGGAACAAACTCTTACACCTCCTTCAG ATATGCCTCTAAATCTGTCGAAGCATGCGGGTTGA